From the Misgurnus anguillicaudatus chromosome 17, ASM2758022v2, whole genome shotgun sequence genome, one window contains:
- the insig2 gene encoding insulin-induced gene 2 protein — MTEISEASGGVSVRRGPYISMITNRTVNLLIRAAMLFMVGVLLALVLNLLQVQRNITLFPPDVISNIFSTAWWVPPSCGSAAALIGLLYPCMDSRLGEPHRLKREWSSVMRCVAVFVGINHASAKLDFANNVQLSLTLAALSVGLWWTFDRSRSGFGLGVIFAILATLTTQLLVYNGVYQYTSPDFLYIRSWLPCIYFAGVITVGNIGRQLALYEHKVNEEKIHQD, encoded by the exons ATGACGGAAATCTCTGAAGCAAGCGGTGGTGTCTCAGTGCGACGGGGTCCGTATATCAGCATGATCACAAACCGCACAGTGAACCTGCTGATCCGTGCTGCCATGCTCTTTATGGTGGGTGTGCTTTTAGCGCTGGTGCTAAACCTGCTACAGGTACAGCGCAACATCACTCTGTTCCCTCCTGATGTCATCAGCAACATCTTCTCAACTGCCTGGTGGGTTCCACCCAGCTGTGGATCAGCTGCAG CATTGATAGGATTGTTGTACCCATGTATGGACAGTCGTCTGGGAGAACCGCACAGACTGAAGAGAGAGTGGTCCAGTGTGATGCGTTGCGTTGCCGTCTTTGTGGGCATCAATCACGCCAGTGCT AAGCTGGATTTTGCGAATAACGTACAGCTGTCATTGACTCTGGCCGCCCTGTCTGTCGGTCTGTGGTGGACGTTTGATCGTTCTCGCAGTGGTTTTGGACTGGGAGTCATCTTTGCAATACTCGCCACACTGACCACACAGTTACTGGTTTACAATGGAGTCTATCA ATACACCTCACCTGATTTCCTGTACATTCGCTCCTGGTTGCCGTGTATCTACTTTGCAGGAGTGATAACTGTGGGAAATATTGGACGTCAACTTGCTCTG TATGAGCACAAAGTCAATGAGGAGAAAATCCATCAGGATTAA